A portion of the Pseudorasbora parva isolate DD20220531a chromosome 1, ASM2467924v1, whole genome shotgun sequence genome contains these proteins:
- the rbm4.3 gene encoding RNA-binding protein 4.3, with product MWAGLRKYIIEWPTLFLIVVRNRRVFQVLHTTSAKMVKIFIGNLPQQAEAEEIKSLFTQYGTVTECAIIKNFAFVHMDDRKSATKAIRNLHLYKLHGTPINVEASRGKNQGPVKLHVANVEKGTDEELRALFEEYGSVSECAIIKNFAFVHMSNSDEAMDAIKGLDNSEFQGKRIHVQISKSRPRGEEEEGYGPPDGGYWPPRFPGERPEPPGYPRGRFGYPPGPPPPPPPPPRRPPYAERAPPAYERERGVVDYYEKYRARPYSVPSYEDRRAGAIPPPPPPPQAAIMRERLAGNGLDPYERRPLPPPPSSFYARDRSPIRRAPPAPPAPAGNGYSYERSRLSPLSMSRTPMYSMPRPRDPYADRAAPPPPPARYSY from the exons ATGTGGGCGGGACTAAGGAAGTATATTATTGAATGGCCCACCCTTTTCCTCATTGTGGTGAGGAACAGGCG TGTGTTTCAGGTTCTGCATACCACATCAGCAAAAATGGTGAAGATTTTCATCGGAAACCTGCCTCAGCAGGCGGAAGCAGAAGAAATTAAGTCTCTGTTTACTCAGTATGGAACAGTCACTGAGTGCGCCATTATCAAAAACTTTGCCTTTGTCCATATGGACGATCGCAAAAGTGCAACCAAGGCCATCCGAAACCTTCATTTGTACAAGCTGCATGGAACACCCATCAATGTCGAAGCGAGTCGAGGGAAGAACCAGGGCCCTGTGAAGCTTCACGTTGCCAATGTGGAGAAGGGAACCGATGAAGAGCTCCGAGCACTGTTTGAAGAGTATGGCTCAGTTAGCGAGTGCGCCATCATAAAGAACTTTGCCTTTGTACACATGAGCAACTCTGATGAGGCCATGGATGCAATCAAGGGGTTGGACAACTCTGAATTCCAAG GCAAAAGAATTCATGTGCAGATTTCAAAGAGTCGACCAAGAGGCGAGGAGGAGGAAGGCTACGGCCCCCCAGATGGTGGCTATTGGCCACCCCGTTTCCCTGGCGAACGCCCCGAGCCCCCTGGTTATCCTAGGGGACGCTTTGGGTACCCCCCTGGTCCCCCTCCACCACCACCCCCTCCCCCCAGGCGTCCCCCATATGCAGAGCGTGCACCACCAGCATACGAGCGTGAACGTGGTGTGGTCGACTATTATGAGAAGTACCGCGCTCGCCCTTACAGTGTCCCTTCGTACGAGGACCGCCGTGCGGGTGCcatcccccctccccctccgCCCCCCCAAGCTGCCATTATGAGAGAGCGACTGGCTGGCAacggccttgacccttatgaGCGCCGCCCCCTCCCACCCCCGCCATCCTCATTCTATGCACGAGACCGCAGTCCCATCAGACGTGCTCCTCCTGCCCCACCGGCACCCGCCGGGAATGGTTACTCATATGAGCGATCTCGTCTCTCCCCTCTCTCCATGTCTCGGACCCCGATGTACAGCATGCCTCGGCCCAGAGACCCCTATGCTGACAGGGCGGCGCCACCTCCACCTCCTGCGCGCTACTCGTATTAA
- the LOC137075762 gene encoding RNA-binding protein 4.1-like isoform X1, which produces MVKIFVGNLSTSTTAEDLRSLFSEYGKVKECDVLKNYGFVHMEGKQEAEEAIRKLHHHELKGQAINVEMSKGKPRGSTKLHVSNISSGCTNQELRAKFEEYGPVVECDIVKDYAFVHMERMEDAMEAISGLENTSFQGKLIKVQLSTSRLRTAPGMGDQTGCYVCGEQGHWSKDCRRGQNGSYGGSMGGFPGGRGPPRGGPHYGMGGPGGLPNRGYPAGPLPPPPPMSRRPSYGEYGADARERYPSRPPSAYPERSSTYERERYGSIDYYEKYRARPAGSSFFEDRPLSIPPPPPPPSSSSLSRMRLAPPSLDPYERRPLAPPPPTASAYFSRDRSPIRRVGAGSEGYSYERSRLSPVSRSSSTYAVTRARENYTERVRYAY; this is translated from the exons ATGGTTAAGATCTTTGTTGGCAACCTATCCACAAGCACGACCGCGGAAGATCTGCGCTCTCTTTTTTCTGAGTATGGCAAAGTAAAAGAATGTGACGTCCTGAAAAATTATGGCTTTGTGCACATGGAAGGTAAGCAGGAGGCTGAAGAGGCTATCCGCAAACTCCACCATCACGAGCTGAAAGGTCAAGCCATAAATGTGGAAATGAGCAAAGGGAAACCAAGGGGATCTACCAAGCTGCATGTGAGCAACATCAGCAGTGGCTGCACCAATCAGGAGCTCCGAGCCAAGTTTGAAGAGTATGGCCCTGTGGTTGAGTGTGATATAGTGAAGGACTATGCCTTTGTTCACATGGAGCGAATGGAGGATGCCATGGAGGCCATCAGTGGGCTGGAGAACACAAGCTTCCAAG GCAAGCTGATCAAAGTACAACTGTCTACGAGTCGCCTCCGTACAGCGCCCGGCATGGGAGACCAAACTGGCTGTTATGTCTGCGGAGAACAGGGCCACTGGTCCAAAGATTGCAGACGTGGCCAGAATGGTAGCTATGGCGGAAGCATGGGGGGATTCCCCGGCGGTAGAGGCCCCCCAAGGGGTGGCCCGCATTATGGCATGGGTGGCCCTGGAGGTCTTCCTAATAGAGGTTACCCGGCAGGGCCActtcccccacccccacccatGAGCCGGCGTCCCAGCTATGGCGAGTACGGCGCGGATGCTCGAGAACGGTACCCCAGCAGGCCACCGAGCGCCTATCCGGAGAGGTCGTCCACATATGAGCGAGAACGCTACGGAAGCATTGACTATTACGAGAAGTATCGGGCTCGTCCGGCTGGCTCTAGCTTCTTCGAGGATAGGCCTCTCTCTATtccacctcctcctccccctccctctTCTTCCTCTCTCTCAAGGATGCGGTTGGCTCCTCCCAGCCTCGATCCCTATGAGCGACGCCCTCTGGCGCCTCCGCCTCCCACAGCATCAGCGTACTTCTCGCGGGACCGTAGCCCAATCAGACGTGTGGGCGCCGGTTCGGAAGGCTACTCGTACGAGCGCTCGCGACTTTCCCCGGTCTCAAGGAGCTCATCGACTTACGCCGTGACGCGGGCCAGGGAGAACTACACCGAGCGGGTTCGATACGCATACTAA
- the LOC137075762 gene encoding RNA-binding protein 4.1-like isoform X2: protein MVKIFVGNLSTSTTAEDLRSLFSEYGKVKECDVLKNYGFVHMEGKQEAEEAIRKLHHHELKGQAINVEMSKGKPRGSTKLHVSNISSGCTNQELRAKFEEYGPVVECDIVKDYAFVHMERMEDAMEAISGLENTSFQGFVK from the exons ATGGTTAAGATCTTTGTTGGCAACCTATCCACAAGCACGACCGCGGAAGATCTGCGCTCTCTTTTTTCTGAGTATGGCAAAGTAAAAGAATGTGACGTCCTGAAAAATTATGGCTTTGTGCACATGGAAGGTAAGCAGGAGGCTGAAGAGGCTATCCGCAAACTCCACCATCACGAGCTGAAAGGTCAAGCCATAAATGTGGAAATGAGCAAAGGGAAACCAAGGGGATCTACCAAGCTGCATGTGAGCAACATCAGCAGTGGCTGCACCAATCAGGAGCTCCGAGCCAAGTTTGAAGAGTATGGCCCTGTGGTTGAGTGTGATATAGTGAAGGACTATGCCTTTGTTCACATGGAGCGAATGGAGGATGCCATGGAGGCCATCAGTGGGCTGGAGAACACAAGCTTCCAAG GTTTTGTCAAGTGA
- the tifa gene encoding TRAF-interacting protein with FHA domain-containing protein A produces MNINSKLETEELLTCLHVVLYHPNQASRPLFQNLPLNQPYQMDAEDPLRLGRDGQTCIFVLNDTSVSRKQLSIQAYRKAGSPFMNFVIQNMSQKVKLVVGGSELRYLERAELDDKVLLRFGRYEVLVWQEPGESEHKFEVLFETSNTPPSQELGIDVPCNPPVMDTGSPWRSFENRGPTSPEPLESDETVVLV; encoded by the coding sequence ATGAATATCAATAGCAAACTCGAAACTGAAGAACTGCTCACGTGTCTTCATGTAGTTCTCTACCACCCTAACCAAGCCAGTCGCCCGCTCTTCCAAAACCTGCCCCTAAATCAACCATACCAAATGGACGCTGAAGATCCACTAAGGCTTGGCCGTGACGGACAGACCTGCATCTTTGTCCTGAATGACACATCCGTCTCCAGAAAACAGCTCTCCATACAGGCGTATAGGAAAGCCGGCAGCCCTTTCATGAACTTCGTGATCCAGAACATGAGCCAGAAGGTCAAACTCGTAGTCGGTGGGTCCGAACTGAGATACCTTGAAAGAGCTGAGCTTGATGATAAGGTGCTCCTCCGCTTTGGAAGATATGAAGTGCTGGTTTGGCAGGAGCCAGGAGAGTCAGAGCATAAATTTGAAGTCCTGTTTGAAACAAGCAATACACCCCCTTCACAAGAATTGGGCATAGATGTGCCATGCAACCCACCTGTTATGGATACTGGCTCGCCATGGAGAAGCTTTGAGAATAGAGGACCTACAAGCCCAGAGCCACTGGAGTCGGATGAGACCGTTGTTTTAGTGTAG